A window from Oceanispirochaeta sp. encodes these proteins:
- a CDS encoding ATP-binding cassette domain-containing protein: MAYSVEFQNVSYRYNEEDEPVLKDISFKLLQGSFNILVGPGGSGKSTLCDLFNGRTPHLMGGVLEGKVLIEGTA, from the coding sequence ATGGCCTATTCTGTCGAATTCCAGAATGTATCCTACAGGTACAATGAAGAGGACGAACCTGTTCTGAAGGACATCAGTTTTAAGCTGCTCCAGGGCAGTTTTAATATTCTGGTCGGTCCGGGAGGAAGCGGAAAATCCACTCTCTGTGACCTGTTTAACGGCAGAACCCCCCATCTCATGGGGGGAGTACTGGAGGGCAAAGTCCTGATTGAAGGAACAGCCA
- a CDS encoding ECF transporter S component produces the protein MTFYTVFNVVLVALLGLIARFTDKNQVDKEKGGYTTQNLVIVAVLAAIAGVINTGVGNLWYLANTSLGPLGGAMIQGMFMWAYILAVFIVRKPGIALMFGLIEASTEVLLGNAAGIGTLGWGISQGLAIEAILLCVGYSRFGLITAIMAGIASSQFGTLWSSVFFGWDPSYSKDVWMAVPVNMISGAVFSGVLGYILASKLAKTGLIRSSRKK, from the coding sequence ATGACATTTTACACTGTTTTTAACGTGGTGCTTGTTGCTCTATTGGGTCTTATTGCCCGTTTTACAGACAAGAATCAGGTAGACAAGGAAAAAGGCGGTTATACCACACAGAACCTTGTTATCGTAGCTGTACTGGCAGCCATTGCCGGTGTGATCAATACAGGTGTTGGAAATCTCTGGTATCTGGCCAACACATCCCTTGGTCCTCTGGGGGGAGCTATGATTCAGGGAATGTTCATGTGGGCCTATATTCTGGCCGTATTTATCGTACGGAAACCCGGAATTGCCCTGATGTTCGGTCTCATCGAAGCATCTACAGAAGTACTTCTTGGAAATGCTGCCGGAATCGGTACACTGGGCTGGGGAATTTCACAGGGACTCGCCATTGAAGCAATTCTGCTCTGCGTCGGATATTCCCGGTTCGGTCTTATTACCGCCATTATGGCTGGAATTGCTTCTTCACAGTTCGGAACCCTCTGGAGTTCTGTGTTCTTCGGTTGGGATCCCTCCTACTCCAAAGACGTCTGGATGGCCGTTCCCGTCAACATGATTTCCGGAGCAGTTTTCAGTGGCGTTCTGGGTTATATCCTGGCCAGTAAATTAGCAAAAACCGGACTGATCCGTTCATCCCGGAAGAAATAA